The following coding sequences lie in one Aricia agestis chromosome 18, ilAriAges1.1, whole genome shotgun sequence genomic window:
- the LOC121735990 gene encoding adenosine 3'-phospho 5'-phosphosulfate transporter 1, with protein sequence MRSRIFIVVVLLLFLSAVWFLGHLYRGLVALYEQYGALSDTEYSWIFRLMLNFVGYSTIILPAYILYKYLEKTNYFDKISTKNTWLSRVLFAVFGDQERLPDSVKAVEDESITNEGVELAFCFTGLMGAYLMWGLLQEKIMTQDYTLSDGTTVRFTDSQFLVFVNRLLACCLAVSRLLATRRPLLPAPLSRFAPAALTNVVSAWCQYEALKYVSFPTQVLSKSCKVIPVMIMGKIISRNKYELYEYVTAGAISAGMALFMMTSGAGSGSSTTTAAGAALLALYMCCDSFTSSWQAALFASHPSLRPLQMLAAVNLCSCALTAPAALNTNNPALYTPQFIFDCILLSISSAVGQLLIYRTISKFGAVVFTIIMTLRQAVSILTSCIVYGHAVSIIGAGGISLVLGAVLLRLYCRARRKQQRAKAVRT encoded by the exons ATGCGGTCAAGGATATTTATCGT GGTCGTATTACTGCTGTTCCTATCTGCGGTATGGTTCCTGGGCCACCTGTATAGAGGGCTAGTGGCCCTATATGAGCAGTATGGTGCACTCTCTGACACGGAATACTCATG GATATTCCGTTTGATGTTGAATTTCGTGGGCTACTCCACCATCATATTGCCGGCCTACATTCTGTACAAGTATCTTGAAAAAACGAattattttgacaaaatat CGACAAAAAACACATGGCTCTCCCGTGTTCTGTTCGCTGTATTCGGTGACCAGGAGCGTCTGCCGGACAGCGTGAAGGCTGTGGAGGATGAGAGCATCACCAATGAGGGTGTGGAGCTGGCGTTCTGCTTCACCGGCCTCATGGGGGCCTACCTCATGTGGGGGCTGCTGCAGGAGAAGATCATGACGCAG GACTACACCCTCTCCGACGGTACCACGGTCCGCTTCACGGACTCGCAGTTCCTGGTGTTCGTGAACCGTCTGCTGGCGTGCTGCCTGGCGGTGTCGCGGCTGCTGGCGACGCGGCGGCCGCTGCTGCCAGCGCCGCTCAGCCGGTTCGCGCCCGCCGCGCTCACCAACGTCGTCAGCGCCTGGTGTCAGTACGAGGCGCTGAAGTACGTCAGCTTCCCTACGCAG GTGCTGTCAAAGTCATGCAAGGTGATCCCGGTGATGATAATGGGCAAGATCATCTCGCGCAACAAGTACGAGTTGTACGAGTACGTCACCGCCGGCGCCATCTCCGCCGGCATGGCGCTGTTCATGATGACCAGCGGCGCCGGATCAG GCAGCAGCACAACGACAGCAGCTGGCGCAGCGCTGCTCGCGTTGTACATGTGCTGCGACAGCTTCACCAGTAGCTGGCAAGCGGCGCTGTTCGCCAGCCACCCTTCCCTCCGCCCCCTACAAATGCTGGCAGCAGTCAACCTCTGCTCCTGCGCTCTGACAGCCCCTGCTGCCTTAAACACCAACAACCCTGCGTTATACACACCACAATTCATATTCGACTGCATTTTACTATCCATCAGCTCTGCTGTCGGACAACTGTTAATTTATCGTACTATATCAAAATTCGGTGCGGTGGTGTTCACTATAATAATGACGTTGCGCCAGGCGGTGTCTATACTGACGTCGTGCATAGTGTACGGACACGCGGTGTCTATAATCGGCGCGGGTGGTATCTCGTTGGTGCTCGGCGCGGTGCTCCTGCGGTTGTATTGCCGCGCGAGACGCAAGCAGCAAAGAGCAAAGGCTGTCCGAACGTAA